Genomic window (Streptomyces sp. TG1A-60):
CACCGGTCTCCTCGTTGCCGCGGAGCGCCCACCGGCCCAGGCCGGAGGCGACTCCCTACGTCGACCTCACCCGTGCCGAGTGGAGCGCGCTGCGCGAAAAGACGCCGCTGCCGCTGAACGCCGAGGAGGTCGAGAAGCTGCGCGGTCTGGGCGATGTCATCGACCTCGACGAGGTACGGGACATCTATCTGCCGCTCTCCCGCCTCCTCAACCTCTACGTCGGCGCCACCGACGGCCTGCGCGGCGCCCTGAACACCTTCCTGGGCGAACAGGGCTCCCAGTCCGGCACCCCGTTCGTCATAGGCGTCGCCGGCTCCGTGGCCGTCGGCAAGTCCACCGTCGCCCGCCTCCTCCAGGCCCTCCTCGCCCGCTGGCCCGAGCACCCGCGCGTGGAGCTGGTCACCACCGACGGCTTCCTGCTCCCCATGAAGGACCTCCAGGAGCGCGGCCTGGTCTCACGGAAGGGTTTCCCCGAGTCGTACGACCGCCGGGCCCTGACCCGTTTCGTCGCCGACATCAAGGCCGGCAAGGACGAGGTGACGGCCCCGGTCTACTCCCACCTCATCTACGACATCGTCCCCGACCAGCGGCTCACGGTCCGCCGCCCCCACATCCTCATCGTCGAGGGCCTGAACGTCCTCCAGCCCGCCCTCCCCGGCAAGGACGGCCGCACCCGCGTCGGGCTCGCCGACTACTTCGACTTCAGCGTGTACGTCGACGCGAGCGCGGACGACATCGAGCGGTGGTACCTCAGCCGCTTCCGCAAGCTCCGCGAGACCGCCTTCCAGAACCCGTCCTCCTACTTCCGCAAGTACACCCAGGTCTCCGAGGACGACGCCCTCGCCTACGCCCGCACCCTGTGGCGCACCATCAACAAGCCCAACCTGATCGAGAACATCGCCCCCACCCGGGGCCGCGCCACCCTCATCATCCGCAAGGGCCAGGACCACAAGGTGCAGCGCCTCAGCCTCCGCAAGCTGTGACGCGCCCGGCGCGAGGGGGTCTGCCTCACAGCGGCGCCCCCGCAGGGGCACGGGCGGCACCGGCATGCGGCTCCGCCGCGCGGGCGCGAGCAGCCACGACGAATCCGCGGCCCGCGGAGACACGACTCGCCGCCCCCGCGCCCGGAACGGCCCGATCTGCTAACCGAGCGCGGACTTCACCACGTCCGCCAGCCGCCCGGCCACCGACCGCGCCTGCTCGATGTCCGCCGCCTCGACCATCACCCGGACCAACGGCTCGGTCCCCGAAGGCCGCAACAGCACCCGCCCCGTGGAGCCGAGTTCCCGCTCGGCCTCGGCCACGGCCGTCGCCAGCTCCGCCGACGTCCCCACCCGCGTCCGGTCCACATCGGGCACGTTGACGAGCACCTGCGGCAGCCGCTCCATCACCCCGGCCAGCTCCCTGAGCGTACGACCGGTCCGCGCGACCCGAGCGGCGAGCAGCAGCCCGGTCAGCGTGCCGTCCCCGGTCGTCGCGTGGTCGGAGATGATCACGTGCCCGGACTGCTCGCCCCCGAGCGCGTATCCGTGCTCCTTCATCTCCTCCAGCACATACCGGTCCCCGACCGCGGTCTGCACCAGCCGCAGCCCCTCCCGCTCCAGCGCCAGCTTGAAGCCGAGGTTGGACATCACGGTGGCGACGACGGTGTCCGACCGCAGCACCCCCCGCTCCCGCATGTCCAGCGCGAGCACCGCGAGGATCTGGTCCCCGTCGACCTCGTCGCCCTCGTGGTCCACGGCGAGGCACCGGTCCGCGTCCCCGTCGTGCGCGATGCCGAGGTGCGCCCCGTGCTCGACGACGGCGGCGCGCAGTCTGCCGAGGTGTGTGGACCCGCACCCGTCGTTGATGTTGAGCCCGTCCGGCTCGGCCCCGATGGTGACGATCTCGGCGCCGGCCCGCGTGAACGCCTCCGGCGAGGCCCCGGCGGCGGCGCCGTGCGCCTCGTCCAGGACGACCTTGAGCCCGTCGAGCCGGTACGGAAGGACGGAGAGCAGATGCTCGACGTACCGCTCGCAGCCGTCGTCGTACGACCGGACCCGCCCGACACCCGCACCCGTGGGCCGGTCCCAGGGGGCCCCGGTCCGGTGCTCCTCGTACACGCCCTCGATCCTGTCCTCCAGCTCGTCGGCGAGCTTGTGGCCGCCCCGGGCGAAGAACTTGATGCCGTTGTCGGGCATGGCGTTGTGGCTGGCGGAGAGCATCACGCCGAGGTCGGCGCCCAGCTCGCCGGTGAGGAAAGCCACCGCGGGCGTGGGCAGCACGCCGACGCGCAGCACGTCGACGCCCGCGCTGGCGAGGCCGGCCACGACGGCCGCCTCCAGGAACTCCCCGGACGCTCGCGGATCCCGCCCGACCACCGCCACCGGCTTGTGGCCCTCGAACGTGCCCGCCTCGGCGAGTACGTGTGCCGCGGCGACGGAGAGTCCGAGCGCGAGCTCGGCCGTCAGATCCGCGTTGGCGACACCGCGCACGCCGTCCGTGCCGAAGAGTCGTCCCACTGTGGTGTCCTCCGAATTGCTGAGAATATGCGGCTCGTACCAGGTGGTCCCGTACCGGGCGTCCCTCACCGGATGTCCCCGAGTGTCCCGGCACTGCACGGACCAAGTACATCCCCTGGGACTGTCCTCCCCCTTTCGGGGTTGTACCGACAGTCTGCTGGTAAGCCTGCGATGAACCATCAACCCTGCTACGCAAACCGCCCCGGCGGCACGGGTACGTGCCACCGGGGCGATACGCGCGATACGGC
Coding sequences:
- the coaA gene encoding type I pantothenate kinase; this translates as MISPVSSLPRSAHRPRPEATPYVDLTRAEWSALREKTPLPLNAEEVEKLRGLGDVIDLDEVRDIYLPLSRLLNLYVGATDGLRGALNTFLGEQGSQSGTPFVIGVAGSVAVGKSTVARLLQALLARWPEHPRVELVTTDGFLLPMKDLQERGLVSRKGFPESYDRRALTRFVADIKAGKDEVTAPVYSHLIYDIVPDQRLTVRRPHILIVEGLNVLQPALPGKDGRTRVGLADYFDFSVYVDASADDIERWYLSRFRKLRETAFQNPSSYFRKYTQVSEDDALAYARTLWRTINKPNLIENIAPTRGRATLIIRKGQDHKVQRLSLRKL
- the glmM gene encoding phosphoglucosamine mutase, with amino-acid sequence MGRLFGTDGVRGVANADLTAELALGLSVAAAHVLAEAGTFEGHKPVAVVGRDPRASGEFLEAAVVAGLASAGVDVLRVGVLPTPAVAFLTGELGADLGVMLSASHNAMPDNGIKFFARGGHKLADELEDRIEGVYEEHRTGAPWDRPTGAGVGRVRSYDDGCERYVEHLLSVLPYRLDGLKVVLDEAHGAAAGASPEAFTRAGAEIVTIGAEPDGLNINDGCGSTHLGRLRAAVVEHGAHLGIAHDGDADRCLAVDHEGDEVDGDQILAVLALDMRERGVLRSDTVVATVMSNLGFKLALEREGLRLVQTAVGDRYVLEEMKEHGYALGGEQSGHVIISDHATTGDGTLTGLLLAARVARTGRTLRELAGVMERLPQVLVNVPDVDRTRVGTSAELATAVAEAERELGSTGRVLLRPSGTEPLVRVMVEAADIEQARSVAGRLADVVKSALG